From the genome of Anopheles moucheti chromosome 3, idAnoMoucSN_F20_07, whole genome shotgun sequence, one region includes:
- the LOC128305638 gene encoding protein Gawky-like → MDDINGRQLQLMDEHPISPELNGQTISLTAEEDIIAIDRQPPAQRDEWTVSEQDDRHTAPAADMCRPQIDPLANNSPKAIVMISTPPNPGNVAADGGGASDNRMASICRTCPDSQPSKATRTSHTDDKEPTHIDSVTLKCDLNDYLINLTNIRCSLAQSNAPNVSQPVGQLSHLVDSPSNTTSGRDISYHPVDRKLGGSTYTYFDELVRCTEREREWVRCGVLPHRMPRLRLCGGGEDSINNGTSAWGTPPGASSNGTLSAWGVLPNQQQQPQQQSLPPSAWGSINNSNPGNSANNNNNNNNGGSVGSTGNVANGNGGTANSGASVGQRVGGGPSAADPNSNKVNTQSTSAPNAWNATVNHGRHGASGGTNATGNVANNNGNHHHGHNNNQQQHQQQAANMGAGNNNGAGNGTATKQLEVLNTMRDALFSQDGWGCQHVNQDTNWEVPGSPEPQGAANAGGAGGGTVGVGAKPDGAGSHGAGPNGSWKAQTMNNGTELWETNLRNGAGGPAHLQQQQQQAQQHLAQAKTAPWVPANNLGGTWMEDDDSAGGHPGGVPETAANVWNGSAASIVAGAVPLGPAGGPAGVGQAPGWGALNNGNVVAAPPTAGGAGTVGGGMWPSGGNTSVINTAGAPTTTGSMNNPQMGAIGVKKDLNEWGGGVGPIGSVGSGAVGVPGGPGMPAQVGWDARSASTAGTLPMAAGAVNGQSAGGFNINASIGGAPSDGLGNRIGGGDLRGDPRGISGRLNGAAAGSMWGTTVSDQRSGTSGGAGGVVLPGAGVAGVGGQQWGGNGTGGPNKLPTNWDDGRPSSLEDGSGGALWGQGNAGGLSRQNSTGWKDVSDVMMRPGGGGTSGGPMQRNQQHAPTVQGGGSGPFGPVPVPAGAASGVRVGTGTGGALSLGKDGMWGGQVQGIVRNGSWEDQTPGVGGWGDEKGAGGAPWNMDLASNGAGSMVGGWNKTPKSAGIGWPDPGELNSTGAAMDWGLGGKPSTGGSNKSQPLTNPLEFIRASKEYRLLCEMGHKKEDVEFALRTTSMNIEEAMELLRHGAAVAGLTTGWRRALSEDHTGGGLGMGFDGTYSGRIPPLNHATSGLSYSQNNQNMLNNIPGGGPVGGLGLDGTGPANLVALNNLKYLSQGAGGAGGAGAAHPSFNHSSLLPTGGRGPNQQTPAHQQQQQQLAAAAAAQPTNQQLRVLVQQIQLAVQNGFLNHQILNQPLAPQTFILLNQLLTHIKQMQLTQSNLARSGTTGGVSAVQLSLAINKHKTQIAQLQQQIAAQQSIYLKQQQQQQQQGHQGSMGPPPPLMQSNPNAGLSMDFMRQQQQDLMALQSTFGEMALGKDSIITSTGSVFPPPVVPLQQQQQQQQHAVVSAAPGNVIVSGGSTSQQSRLNQWKLPSLEKDPTASKDDLTDFSRAPGPSTAKSALTTTTTNTNISSLGLVQDGTWTTGRTNLADGWPEQTGDTDSKDWTTTTNTSPQDNSAFTDLVPEFEPGKPWKGTQLKIEDDPSITPGSVARSPLSIATAKDSELFGGVGGTSVTEKTSPIPADGGGLNLTSSAWSFNTASLTSVAGGTGGNKPMAGKSVWSDSSSAGGGSNVAVSSSAGVDVWCAPIVKPSATRGPPPGLGGATANKNGNGGSIAGAQQRTGAGWSSGGTSWLLLKNLTSQIDASTLRTLCMQHGPILNFHSYPAHGLALCRYATREEAAKAQQALNNCTLGSSTISAECPGSESEVQTYLQQLGGTGTSSVAVSSSASSLTSPSWRQERTPSGSGADTWGSGWALGGSGGSGTGTAANLWAPMDAGTDNGTPTSLNSFLPDSLLGPELN, encoded by the exons ATGGATGATATTAACGGAAGACAGCTCCAGCTCATGGACGAACATCCAATTTCGCCGGAGTTGAACGGGCAAACCATATCGTTGACTGCAGAGGAAGATATCATCGCTATCGATCGGCAACCTCCGGCCCAGAGGGATGAGTGGACCGTCAGCGAACAGGACGATCGACATACCGCACCAGCGGCAGACATGTGCCGTCCACAGATCGACCCGCTTGCAAACAATAGTCCCAAAGCCATTGTTATGATTTCAACACCTCCAAATCCGGGgaatgttgctgctgatggtggtggtgcatctGATAACCGGATGGCATCCATCTGTCGAACCTGTCCGGATAGCCAGCCATCGAAGGCGACCCGCACTAGCCATACCGACGACAAAGAGCCGACCCATATTGATTCTGTGACATTGAAATGTGATTTAAATGATTACCTGATTAACCTTACAAATATTAGATGTAGTTTAGCACAGTCAAACGCTCCGAATGTTTCTCAGCCGGTGGGCCAATTGTCGCACCTCGTTGACAGCCCGTCAAATACGACGAGTGGCCGGGACATCAGCTATCACCCGGTGGATCGTAAGCTTGGTGGGTCAACGTACACATACTTCGATGAGCTAGTGCGCTGTACCGAGCGTGAGCGCGAATGGGTACGGTGCGGTGTGCTGCCGCACAGAATGCCCCGGCTAAGGTTGTGTGGTGGTGGCGAAGATTCTATCAACAATGGCACCAGTGCATGGGGTACACCGCCAGGCGCTTCAAGCAACGGAACGCTCAGTGCGTGGGGCGTGCTGCCcaatcagcaacaacaaccgcagCAACAGTCATTACCACCGTCCGCTTGGGGTAGCATCAACAATAGTAACCCAGGCAACAgcgccaacaacaacaacaacaacaacaacggagGCAGTGTCGGATCCACCGGCAATGTGGCGAACGGCAATGGCGGCACGGCCAATAGTGGAGCAAGCGTTGGGCAGCGAGTTGGTGGTGGACCGTCCGCCGCAGACCCTAATTCCAATAAAGTGAACACTCAATCGACTTCCGCGCCTAACGCCTGGAACGCGACGGTCAACCATGGACGCCATGGCGCGTCGGGTGGAACAAACGCAACAGGGAATGTTGCTAACAACAACGGCAATCATCATCACGGGCATAATaacaatcagcagcagcaccaacagcagGCAGCTAATATGGGTGCTGGGAATAATAACGGCGCCGGAAATGGGACCGCCACGAAGCAGCTAGAGGTGCTTAACACAATGCGCGATGCGCTATTCAGTCAGGACGGTTGGGGCTGTCAGCATGTCAACCAGGACACGAACTGGGAGGTACCGGGATCACCGGAACCCCAGGGCGCTGCCAATGCCGGCGGTGCCGGCGGTGGAACGGTTGGCGTTGGTGCTAAACCCGACGGAGCCGGATCACATGGCGCAGGGCCGAACGGTAGCTGGAAGGCACAGACCATGAACAATGGTACTGAGCTGTGGGAGACAAACCTACGCAACGGTGCCGGTGGACCCGCTcatcttcagcagcagcaacagcaagctCAACAACATCTTGCACAAGCAAAGACCGCACCGTGGGTTCCAGCTAACAATCTCGGTGGGACCTGGATGGAAGATGACGACAGTGCCGGTGGTCATCCGGGCGGTGTTCCCGAAACCGCGGCCAATGTGTGGAACGGTAGTGCGGCATCAATCGTCGCCGGTGCTGTACCGCTGGGGCCTGCTGGAGGACCGGCGGGCGTTGGCCAGGCACCTGGTTGGGGGGCGCTCAACAATGGGAATGTAGTGGCGGCTCCTCCCACCGCTGGAGGTGCTGGTACGGTTGGTGGGGGTATGTGGCCATCGGGTGGTAATACATCGGTTATCAACACCGCTGGCGCTCCAACCACGACCGGCTCGATGAACAATCCACAAATGGGTGCGATCGGTGTGAAGAAAGATCTGAACGAATGGGGTGGTGGCGTTGGACCGATCGGTTCGGTTGGTTCGGGCGCGGTTGGAGTCCCCGGTGGTCCTGGCATGCCCGCGCAAGTCGGTTGGGATGCACGATCAGCATCGACAGCGGGAACCCTACCGATGGCCGCTGGTGCTGTCAATGGACAATCGGCCGGTGGTTTCAATATCAACGCCTCGATTGGTGGTGCTCCTTCGGATGGGCTTGGCAATCGGATCGGCGGTGGTGATCTTCGTGGCGATCCACGTGGCATTTCTGGCCGGCTGAACGGTGCTGCTGCCGGTAGCATGTGGGGTACGACTGTTTCGGACCAGCGATCGGGAACATCCGGTGGGGCGGGAGGCGTCGTACTGCCGGGCGCAGGAGTAGCTGGAGTTGGTGGACAGCAATGGGGTGGAAACGGCACTGGAGGACCAAACAAGCTTCCCACAAACTGGGACGATGGAAGACCATCCTCGCTCGAAGACGGCTCTGGAGGTGCGCTCTGGGGACAAGGCAATGCCGGAGGACTGTCCAGACAGAACTCGACCGGCTGGAAGGATGTCTCGGATGTCATGATGCGCCCCGGTGGTGGAGGAACCAGCGGTGGTCCTATGCAACGCAATCAACAGCACGCACCAACCGTGCAGGGTGGTGGAAGTGGACCGTTTGGGCCCGTACCCGTACCAGCTGGTGCCGCCAGTGGAGTACGCGTCGGCACCGGAACCGGTGGTGCCCTATCGCTCGGTAAAGACGGCATGTGGGGTGGCCAGGTGCAAGGTATTGTTAGGAATGGTTCCTGGGAAGATCAGACACCCGGTGTTGGTGGCTGGGGCGATGAAAAGGGTGCCGGTGGCGCCCCTTGGAATATGGATCTCGCATCGAATGGAGCCGGTAGTATGGTGGGTGGATGGAACAAAACACCGAAATCGGCCGGTATCGGATGGCCGGATCCGGGTGAACTGAACTCGACTGGTGCTGCCATGGATTGGGGACTTGGCGGTAAACCTTCAACCGGAGGATCGAACAAATCACAACCGCTGACCAATCCGCTGGAATTTATACGTGCGAGCAAAGAGTACCGGTTGCTGTGTGAAATGGgtcacaaaaaggaggacgtAGAGTTTGCCCTGCGTACTACCAGCATGAACATTGAAGAGGCCATGGAACTGTTGCGTCATGGAGCTGCCGTAGCAGGTTTGACAACCGGATGGCGTCGCGCACTGTCCGAGGATCATACCGGTGGTGGACTCGGGATGGGTTTTGACGGCACATACTCGGGACGAATTCCACCGCTGAATCATGCGACCAGTGGATTGTCTTACTCACAG AACAATCAAAACATGCTTAACAACATACCTGGGGGTGGTCCGGTTGGCGGACTGGGTCTGGACGGTACCGGACCGGCCAATCTTGTGGCGCTCAACAATCTGAAATATCTCTCACAGGgagctggtggtgctggtggagcTGGTGCGGCCCATCCGTCTTTCAACCATAGCTCACTGTTACCGACCGGTGGTCGTGGaccaaaccaacaaacaccagcccatcaacagcagcagcaacagttggcagcagcagccgcggCACAACCCACCAACCAGCAGCTCCGTGTGCTGGTGCAGCAAATTCAGCTGGCGGTGCAGAACGGTTTCCTAAACCATCAGATCCTCAACCAACCGCTCGCGCCACAAACCTTCATTCTACTGAACCAGTTGCTCACTCACATCAAG CAAATGCAGTTGACTCAAAGCAACCTGGCACGCAGCGGTACAACCGGTGGGGTTAGTGCCGTTCAGTTATCGCTGGCCatcaacaaacataaaacgcaGATTGCACAGCTACAGCAGCAGATTGCTGCCCAGCAGAGCATTTACttgaaacagcaacagcaacagcagcagcaagggcATCAGGGATCGATGGGGCCACCGCCTCCACTAATGCAATCGAATCCAAACGCCGGCCTCAGTATGGACTTTATGcgccagcaacagcaagatCTCATGGCACTGCAGAGCACATTCGGAGAGATGGCGCTCGGAAAGGATTCAATTATAACGTCCACCGGAAGCGTCTTCCCGCCGCCAGTCGTTccgctgcagcaacagcagcagcaacaacaacacgccGTAGTTTCGGCAGCCCCCGGCAACGTCATTGTCAGTGGTGGCAGTACTAGTCAGCAGTCTCGCTTAAATCAGTGGAAGCTTCCATCGCTCGAGAAGGACCCGACCGCTAGCAAAGATGATCTCACCGATTTTTCACGCGCTCCCGGCCCTTCGACGGCAAAATCAGCGTTaactactaccactaccaaTACTAATATAAGCTCTCTAGGTCTCGTGCAAGATGG AACCTGGACAACCGGTCGTACAAATCTGGCAGATGGATGGCCGGAGCAAACGGGTGATACCGATAGCAAAGActggaccaccaccaccaacacctcTCCGCAGGATAATTCCGCTTTCACCGACCTAGTACCTGAGTTTGAACCGGGAAAACCGTGGAAG GGTACGCAACTTAAGATTGAAGACGATCCTAGTATTACACCGGGCAGTGTAGCCCGCTCACCGCTCTCCATTGCCACCGCCAAAGATTCGGAGCTAttcggtggtgttggtggtacaTCCGTTACTGAGAAGACGTCCCCCATCCCAGCCGACGGCGGAGGTCTGAATCTTACGTCTTCCGCTTGGAGCTTCAACACTGCATCGCTAACCTCGGTAGCTGGCGGTACCGGTGGCAACAAGCCAATGGCCGGTAAATCTGTCTGGTCCGACAGTTCGTCTGCTGGCGGTGGTAGTAATGTGGCAGTAAGCAGTTCGGCTGGCGTTGATGTTTGGTGCGCACCGATTGTGAAACCATCCGCTACACGTGGCCCTCCACCTGGTTTGGGAGGAGCAACGGCCAACAAGAACGGCAATGGAGGATCGATCGCTGGTGCACAACAGCGCACCGGCGCTGGTTGGTCTAGCGGTGGCACATCATGGCTTCTGCTGAAAAATCTAACTTCCCAG ATTGATGCATCAACACTCCGCACGCTGTGCATGCAGCACGGTCCGATCCTAAACTTCCACTCGTACCCAGCTCACGGGCTAGCCCTGTGCCGGTACGCAACTCGCGAGGAAGCAGCGAAAGCTCAACAGGCGCTCAACAATTGTACGCTCGGTTCGAGCACGATCAGTGCCGAGTGTCCGGGCAGCGAGTCGGAAGTGCAAACGTATCTGCAGCAGCTGGGCGGGACAGGTACTTCCAGTGTCGCGGTTAGCAGTAGCGCTTCTAGCCTAACGTCCCCCTCCTGGAGACAGGAGCGTACTCCGAGCGGCTCAG GCGCTGACACGTGGGGCTCTGGGTGGGCCCTAGGTGGTTCCGGTGGTAGTGGCACCGGAACGGCAGCCAATCTCTGGGCACCGATGGATGCGGGTACCGACAACGGAACACCAACCAGTTTGAATTCGTTCCTACCAGACAGTTTGCTCGGACCGGAGTTGAACtaa
- the LOC128305253 gene encoding protein Gawky-like, giving the protein MINTDQTVEHKLYRELSFAAKDESIRQPHVLMLMDRHDQYTPFDELVRLTERMRKLEAQGWVGSGRLRGGGESSLNGGAWGSPPGVGGTAVGAAGVSGWNASSVGSSQPGQQQQSSWNSGQASMPPPVGPPGSGARQELLGKSSGGTGGSAMVVGGNASGGQSGTGGWNQVVNPNKPASQAMVGPQQQQQQQGPGSNQQNSGSNLPQAGNGNSQSAVGAGAAGGSGGAAAAAIAAGSGVSAASGMATTSSAKLEHLNSMREALFAQDGWGCQHVNQDTQWDVPISPEPATKPDPSLKATVNNGTELWETNLRNGGQPPAQVPSQKTPWGPQSHHGGTWGVDDESSGEASNVWTGAPGAPGGGGSIVASALAGTAGPPPVGGNPGALVGGQVGAGGGGGGWQQSATAGPAGVGGGAGGPVGGGNGMWQAGAGLPGTAGIAPPKKNDNDWGNGASVGIGAAGGGNGGWGETRGNVGAGAVGGTGPNTGVPPHLASQLDGLPNVDIRSMRPPGAGGIDQSREFRGDPRGISGRLSGSTSGMLEHYPMGKMPPPGAMSSAGSTVGTGNNQWPLGGVGASGGPVGGGIPSSMPPTNKAVTGGWDDNSPPAVRRNPNIDDGTALWAGGGPGGGRSSGVPDSSQIVGGRNGRNGPLGGLNAGPIGGGGGPTGGPGGLGGPGQRMVGSGPGVNPLKADNSSMWMGGGHGAGGAGTSRNGSWDDPSIGGTGANNWDDKPAGGTGGPLGGGSWMDGAAPGAGIPGVGNQSWNANKKPLGGGGGAVWPDASSGADLMGNDWNVGGPGVGGGKMTSKPPHGPLEIIRSSKQYRILCEMGYKKEDVEFALRAANMVIEEALELLQRNGSLPNAAGMGSASSGGDWRRDDAHAQLGGGAGTGGGNVGGGNGVFEPPFGNRYLGGGAGGGGNGGGGSGHSLHFQQGNQNGMPGSGSGALGGAGGNPNLSGLHGLSSKSLGSYLNQAPPPMGGLGGQGSSMAPFNQGGGAGGGNNAVGGGGGGGQNSVQPSTQLRSLVQQIQMAVQTGYLNPQILNQPLAPQTFLLLNQLLSSIKQLQVTQSNLQRGGAGSNNQIAMISKIKQQIASLQNQIATQQTLYVKQQQQQQQQQQQQQQQQHPHQQQQHQQHQQHQQHQQHQQHHQHSSVGNPSGSHLGGGGHLGGNFHRNDPNELSALQNSLSEMTLGKEHNGPYLSGPPVSGGGGGGTGTGSGGAGPTSQQSRLNQWKLPSMMDKDNNHDLTDFSRAPGSTAKSVGLGGNGGGGSGGMAGLGGLQNDGTWSSGRAGMTDGWPDNASSDLTSKDWPSNQDSFSDLVPEFEPGKPWKGTQMKIEEDPTITPGSIARSPIASISVGSTKDSELFASSSKPSPTDSISLSSSTWSFNASSNNYSSSTSAGGMGKLGGSSKNTWSDSGVTGAASDVWGAGLSGGSGGPGANNASKTPRGPPPGLSSGKATGSGAGGGGGGPGSNGWVQRTGHSQGGNWSGSGGTSGTWYSTWLLLKNLTAQIDGSTLRTLCMQHGPLQNFHLYLNHGIALCKYLTREEANKAQLALNNCVLGNTTICAESPTDSEVQTILQHLGLPGQNGGNVGGSTAGGGSQNTTTGNSNMAQTWRSNGPITGRVTDTWGPSWSSSGGGSNLWTPLDGPTERGTPSNLHSFLPENLLVGELN; this is encoded by the exons ATGATCAATACGGACCAAACCGTAGAACATAAGCTATATCGGGAGTTATCATTCGCTGCGAAAGATGAATCAATAAGGCAACCACACGTTCTGATGCTGATGGATCGCCACGATCAGTACACACCGTTCGACGAACTTGTAAGATTGACAGAAAGAATGCGTAAACTGGAAGCGCAAGGATGGGTCGGTTCTGGCCGACTGCGCGGTGGTGGTGAAAGTTCCCTGAACGGAGGAGCCTGGGGCTCACCGCCCGGTGTCGGCGGAACGGCAGTTGGTGCGGCTGGAGTTTCCGGCTGGAATGCGTCCTCTGTGGGCAGCTCGCAGCCgggacagcagcaacagtccTCCTGGAACAGTGGACAGGCGAGTATGCCGCCGCCCGTTGGTCCACCGGGCAGTGGTGCGAGACAGGAGCTGTTGGGCAAATCGTCCGGTGGCACTGGTGGATCAGCGATGGTAGTGGGAGGTAATGCTAGCGGTGGCCAGAGCGGTACCGGTGGTTGGAACCAAGTGGTCAATCCGAACAAACCAGCCTCCCAGGCAATGGTTgggccacagcagcagcagcagcagcagggtcCCGGTTCTAATCAGCAAAATTCCGGCTCCAATCTACCCCAGGCTGGGAATGGAAATTCGCAGTCCGCTGTCGGAGCTGGAGCTGCTGGTGGTAGCGGTggtgcggctgctgctgccataGCTGCAGGTAGTGGTGTTAGTGCAGCCAGTGGCATGGCCACCACATCGTCCGCCAAGCTCGAACATCTTAACTCGATGCGTGAGGCACTTTTCGCGCAGGATGGTTGGGGTTGTCAGCACGTCAACCAAGACACACAGTGGGATGTACCGATATCTCCGGAACCCGCCACCAAACCGGACCCGTCCCTGAAGGCCACGGTCAACAATGGAACGGAGTTGTGGGAAACGAATCTTCGCAACGGCGGTCAACCTCCCGCGCAGGTGCCGTCGCAGAAAACACCCTGGGGCCCGCAAAGCCACCACGGTGGCACATGGGGTGTGGACGACGAGAGCAGCGGTGAAGCAAGCAACGTGTGGACAGGTGCTCCGGGTGCTCCCGGTGGAGGAGGAAGCATTGTTGCTAGCGCGCTGGCCGGTACAGCTGGACCACCGCCAGTCGGTGGCAATCCCGGTGCGCTCGTTGGTGGACAGGTAGgagcgggtggtggtggcggtggttggCAACAGAGTGCAACGGCTGGCCCGGCCGGTGTTGGTGGCGGTGCAGGCGGACCCGTCGGCGGTGGTAATGGTATGTGGCAGGCGGGTGCAGGCCTTCCCGGTACTGCTGGCATTGCGCCACCGAAAAAGAATGACAACGATTGGGGCAACGGTGCGAGTGTCGGTATTGGAGCGGCAGGCGGTGGGAATGGTGGCTGGGGTGAAACGCGCGGTAATGTCGGTGCAGGTGCGGTTGGTGGAACTGGACCGAACACGGGCGTTCCGCCGCATCTGGCTTCCCAACTGGATGGATTGCCGAACGTCGACATCCGAAGCATGCGTCCACCGGGTGCCGGTGGTATTGATCAGAGCCGTGAATTTCGCGGTGATCCTCGCGGTATTTCTGGTCGCCTGAGTGGTTCCACCTCCGGCATGCTGGAACACTATCCGATGGGAAAAATGCCACCACCGGGTGCGATGTCCTCGGCAGGATCAACCGTCGGTACGGGTAACAATCAGTGGCCGCTAGGTGGTGTCGGAGCCAGCGGAGGACCGGTTGGTGGAGGCATACCGTCAAGTATGCCACCGACGAATAAAGCGGTTACGGGCGGTTGGGATGACAATTCACCGCCGGCCGTACGTCGCAATCCCAACATCGATGATGGTACCGCGCTGTGGGCAGGTGGTGGTCCCGGTGGGGGTCGATCATCCGGGGTGCCCGATAGCAGTCAGATAGTAGGGGGCCGCAATGGGCGCAATGGTCCGCTGGGCGGATTGAATGCTGGACCGattggcggtggtggaggtCCCACGGGTGGCCCAGGAGGATTGGGTGGCCCCGGTCAGAGAATGGTCGGTTCTGGACCGGGTGTAAACCCGCTGAAAGCGGACAACAGCAGCATGTGGATGGGTGGTGGGCACGGTGCTGGCGGTGCCGGAACATCCCGCAATGGATCGTGGGACGATCCGTCTATCGGTGGTACCGGCGCGAACAACTGGGATGATAAGCCGGCCGGTGGAACAGGTGGACCGCTCGGTGGCGGTTCGTGGATGGATGGAGCCGCACCTGGTGCAGGAATTCCCGGTGTGGGCAATCAATCCTGGAACGCGAACAAAAAACcgctcggtggtggtggtggagctgTTTGGCCGGATGCATCGTCGGGGGCGGATTTGATGGGCAACGACTGGAACGTCGGTGGTCCCGGTGTCGGTGGAGGCAAAATGACGAGCAAACCACCCCATGGACCGTTGGAAATCATTCGAAGCAGCAAACAGTATCGCATTCTATGCGAGATGGGCTACAAGAAGGAAGATGTTGAGTTTGCCCTACGTGCTGCCAATATGGTGATCGAGGAAGCCCTCGAATTGCTGCAACGGAACGGTTCACTGCCGAATGCAGCCGGTATGGGCAGTGCTTCGTCGGGAGGAGATTGGAGAAGGGATGATGCACATGCCCAGCTCGGTGGAGGCGCTGGTACTGGAGGTGGCAACGTCGGCGGTGGTAACGGTGTGTTCGAACCACCATTCGGTAACCGTTACTTGGGTGGCGGTGCAGGCGGAGGTGGCAATGGTGGAGGCGGCAGTGGACACTCTCTGCATTTCCAACAG GGTAATCAGAATGGTATGCCGGGAAGCGGTTCTGGAGCCTTAGGAGGAGCCGGTGGAAATCCAAATCTGTCCGGTTTGCACGGTCTGTCGTCCAAGTCACTGGGTAGCTATTTGAATCAAGCTCCACCACCGATGGGTGGCTTAGGCGGACAGGGTAGCTCCATGGCTCCATTCAATCAAGGTGGTGGAGCTGGCGGTGGAAATAACGCCGtcggaggtggtggtggaggtggacaGAACTCGGTCCAACCGAGCACCCAACTGCGCTCGCTCGTGCAGCAGATCCAGATGGCCGTACAGACCGGCTATCTTAACCCGCAGATACTGAACCAACCGTTGGCTCCACAAACGTTCCTGTTGTTGAATCAGCTGTTGAGTAGCATTAAG CAATTACAAGTAACCCAGAGTAATCTGCAGCGTGGTGGCGCCGGTTCCAACAATCAAATAGCGATGATTTCCAAGATCAAACAGCAGATTGCCAGCTTGCAGAATCAAATTGCTACCCAGCAAACGCTGTAtgtgaaacaacaacaacagcagcagcagcagcagcaacaacaacagcaacaacaacatccgcaccaacaacaacagcaccagcaacatcagcagcatcagcaacaccagcaacaccagcaacatcatcagcatTCGTCCGTTGGTAATCCATCTGGGTCCCATCTGGGTGGTGGAGGCCATCttggtggaaatttccatcgcAATGATCCCAACGAGCTGAGCGCACTGCAGAACAGTCTGTCGGAAATGACACTCGGCAAAGAGCACAATGGTCCGTACTTGTCGGGACCACCGgtcagtggtggtggtggtggtggtacaggCACCGGATCTGGTGGAGCTGGTCCAACCAGCCAGCAGTCGCGCCTGAACCAGTGGAAGCTACCGTCGATGATGGATAAGGATAATAATCACGATTTAACTGACTTTTCGCGCGCTCCTGGATCTACGGCCAAATCGGTTGGGCTCGGTGGTAACGGTGGTGGAGGCTCCGGTGGTATGGCTGGGCTGGGTGGATTACAAAACGATGG CACCTGGTCATCGGGGCGCGCTGGCATGACGGATGGCTGGCCGGATAATGCATCCTCCGATCTCACTAGCAAAGATTGGCCTTCGAATCAGGATTCGTTCTCCGATCTAGTGCCAGAATTTGAACCCGGCAAACCATGGAAG GGCACCCAGATGAAGATTGAGGAAGATCCCACCATCACACCGGGCAGTATTGCCCGCAGTCCTATCGCATCGATTTCGGTCGGTTCAACGAAGGATTCAGAGCTGTTTGCGTCCAGCAGCAAACCGTCACCGACGGATTCGATCAGCCTGTCCTCGTCGACCTGGAGCTTCAACGCGAGCAGCAATAATTATTCATCGTCGACCAGTGCTGGTGGCATGGGTAAACTCGGAGGCTCATCTAAGAACACGTGGTCCGATAGCGGTGTTACTGGTGCGGCATCCGATGTTTGGGGTGCCGGACTTAGCGGTGGTTCGGGAGGGCCTGGTGCCAATAATGCTTCGAAAACTCCGCGAGGTCCTCCTCCGGGGCTATCTTCCGGAAAAGCAACGGGCAGTGGTgccggtggaggtggtggtggtccggGCAGTAATGGCTGGGTCCAAAGAACCGGTCACAGCCAGGGTGGAAATTGGTCGGGCAGTGGTGGAACATCCGGAACCTGGTACTCGACCTGGTTGTTGCTGAAGAATCTTACCGCACAG ATTGATGGGTCCACCTTGCGGACACTTTGCATGCAGCATGGTCCGCTGCAAAACTTCCATTTGTATCTCAACCACGGTATTGCACTGTGCAAATACTTGACCCGTGAGGAAGCGAACAAAGCACAGTTGGCGCTGAATAATTGCGTTCTCGGCAATACTACCATCTGTGCCGAATCGCCTACAGACAGTGAGGTGCAGACGATCTTGCAACATCTAGGACTGCcgggacaaaatggtggcaatGTTGGCGGTAGCACTGCCGGTGGCGGAAGCCAAAACACAACCACTGGTAATTCGAACATGGCACAAACGTGGCGTTCAAATGGGCCAATCACTGGACGTGTCACTG ATACCTGGGGCCCGTCGTGGTCTTCTTCCGGTGGAGGCAGCAATCTGTGGACCCCGCTGGATGGTCCGACTGAAAGGGGAACTCCATCGAATTTGCACTCATTCCTTCCGGAGAATTTACTCGTTGGCGAGCTTAACTGA